The following coding sequences are from one Triticum aestivum cultivar Chinese Spring chromosome 5A, IWGSC CS RefSeq v2.1, whole genome shotgun sequence window:
- the LOC123103090 gene encoding cysteine protease XCP1 — protein sequence MASPRHLMKLSAALLLLCVGVCVARNSDFSIVGYSEEDLSSNDRLVELFEKWLAKHQKAYASFEEKLHKFEVFKDNLKHIDKINREVTSYWLGLNEFADLTNVEFKAAYLGLNAAPARRGSSRSFRYEDVSASDLPKSVDWRKKGAVTEVKNQGQCGSCWAFSTVAAVEGINAIVTGNLTALSEQELIDCSVDGNSGCNGGLMDYAFSYIASSGGLHTEEAYPYLMEEGSCGDGKKAESKAVTISGFEDVPANDEQALIKALAHQPVSVAIEASGRHFQFYSGGVFDGPCGAQLDHGVAAVGYGSDKGKGHDYIIVRNSWGADWGEKGYIRMKRGTSNGEGLCGINKMASYPTKDK from the exons ATGGCTTCTCCTCGGCATCTGATGAAGCTTTCGGCTGCTCTTCTCCTCCTCTGTGTTGGCGTGTGTGTGGCTCGCAACAGTGACTTCTCCATTGTCGGCTACTCGGAGGAGGACCTGTCGTCCAACGACAGACTCGTCGAGCTGTTTGAGAAGTGGCTGGCCAAGCACCAGAAGGCGTACGCGAGCTTCGAGGAGAAGCTGCACAAGTTCGAGGTGTTCAAGGACAACCTGAAGCACATCGACAAGATCAACCGGGAAGTGACCAGCTACTGGCTCGGCCTCAACGAGTTTGCCGACCTCACCAACGTCGAGTTCAAGGCCGCCTACCTCGGCCTCAATGCTGCTCCGGCTCGTCGGGGCAGCAGCCGAAGCTTCAGGTACGAGGACGTGAGTGCCAGCGACCTGCCCAAGTCTGTGGACTGGAGGAAGAAGGGCGCGGTGACAGAGGTGAAGAACCAGGGGCAGTGCGGCAGCTGCTGGGCCTTCTCGACGGTGGCGGCAGTGGAAGGGATCAACGCCATCGTGACAGGCAACCTGACTGCGCTGTCGGAGCAGGAGCTCATCGACTGCAGCGTCGATGGCAACAGTGGCTGCAATGGCGGCTTGATGGACTACGCCTTCTCCTACATCGCGTCCAGTGGCGGGCTACACACCGAGGAGGCGTACCCCTACCTCATGGAGGAAGGCAGCTGCGGCGACGGTAAGAAGGCCGAGTCCAAGGCGGTGACGATCAGCGGCTTCGAGGACGTGCCGGCCAATGACGAGCAGGCGCTGATCAAGGCTCTCGCCCACCAGCCCGTCTCCGTCGCCATCGAGGCCTCCGGCAGGCACTTCCAGTTCTACAGCGGG GGAGTTTTCGACGGTCCTTGCGGCGCGCAGCTAGATCACGGCGTGGCGGCGGTCGGGTACGGGTCGGACAAGGGGAAGGGCCACGACTACATCATCGTGAGGAACTCGTGGGGTGCGGACTGGGGCGAGAAGGGTTACATCAGGATGAAGAGGGGCACCAGCAACGGCGAGGGCCTCTGCGGCATCAACAAGATGGCCTCCTACCCAACCAAGGACAAGTGA